One window from the genome of Candidatus Yanofskybacteria bacterium encodes:
- a CDS encoding YebC/PmpR family DNA-binding transcriptional regulator yields the protein MSGHSKWSQIKHKKGISDQKKGQLFSKLAKKISVAAREGMDPSTNYKLQSVIDEARVLNMPKDNIERAIKKAGDKDTTALNELVIQTMGPAGIALIIIAITDNKNRTVNEIKHILAEHEIKMVPENSLNWMFDKNWNPHAPIETAPEIHQKLDKLFEALDNNEDVENVYTNLAEPNL from the coding sequence ATGTCCGGGCATTCTAAATGGAGTCAGATAAAACACAAAAAAGGAATCAGCGACCAGAAAAAGGGTCAACTTTTTAGTAAGTTGGCAAAGAAAATATCAGTTGCCGCACGTGAAGGTATGGATCCTTCCACTAATTACAAACTTCAATCTGTTATTGACGAAGCGCGAGTTCTCAATATGCCAAAGGATAATATTGAACGGGCAATAAAAAAAGCCGGCGATAAAGACACTACTGCGCTGAATGAGTTAGTAATACAAACCATGGGACCAGCCGGTATTGCTCTTATAATTATAGCTATAACTGATAATAAAAATCGGACCGTAAATGAAATCAAACACATTCTTGCGGAACATGAAATTAAAATGGTGCCAGAAAATTCACTTAACTGGATGTTTGATAAAAACTGGAACCCTCACGCTCCGATTGAAACTGCCCCCGAAATCCATCAAAAACTGGATAAACTTTTTGAAGCGCTAGACAATAATGAGGATGTGGAAAATGTGTACACAAATTTGGCTGAGCCAAATTTGTAA
- a CDS encoding penicillin-binding protein, whose protein sequence is MAKLRLMAVVHKHKSATIKNILVGIITLAVIGLVFSVAVFLYYAGQVPDPSAISARRVSESTKIYDRAGETLLYDIHGEEKRTIIAWNQMPETIKKATLLSEDADFYKHKGVDFRGILRAFYKDVISLSASQGGSTITQQLIKLSLLGKEKTLPRKIKEAVLSIQVERKFNKDEIFWMYLNQIPYGSNAYGIEAASQTFFDKSAKELSWSEASLLASLPKAPSYYSPYGNHFSELITRRNYLLERLKNSQIITQNEYDKAVKETPQIKPFQESIIAPHFVIMLREYLVKKYGEDTVQNGGLRVITTLDTNLQTVAEETVEKYAKINTERYKANNAALVAADPKTGQILAMVGSKDYFGKPEPEGCIPGDNCKFEGNFNVALAYRQPGSSFKPFAYSVAFLKGFTDSTILFDLPTEFNPNCNPSTFQKKNANGEDCYNPQNYDGRFRGPVTMRQALGQSLNLPSVKTLYLAGTDDTIDFAHQMGITTLNDRSRYGLSLVLGGGEVKLVDMVNSYGVFANDGIRVFPSFLLKVVASDGTILEEYKREEERVLDPQVARLITDVLSDNNARGPVFGYNSPLHFPERPVAAKTGTTQENRDGWLLGYTPSLVVGVWTGNNDNTSMTREGAGLSAAAPMWHEFMARALVGTTPEQFIKPDPITTDKIMLNGNYNGPDGIHSILYYINKNDPTGPYPLNLYSDSQFSNWEDAVQKWLTNLTPQASTTPAINP, encoded by the coding sequence ATGGCAAAATTAAGATTAATGGCTGTTGTACATAAGCACAAGTCAGCAACTATCAAAAATATTTTGGTTGGAATAATAACCCTGGCCGTGATCGGCTTGGTTTTTTCTGTGGCCGTGTTCCTTTATTACGCTGGCCAGGTTCCCGATCCTTCGGCAATTTCCGCCCGCCGCGTAAGCGAGTCCACCAAAATCTATGACCGCGCCGGCGAAACGCTTTTATACGACATTCACGGCGAAGAAAAACGCACTATTATCGCCTGGAATCAAATGCCCGAGACCATCAAAAAAGCCACTCTGCTATCCGAGGACGCTGATTTTTACAAACATAAGGGTGTGGACTTTCGAGGTATTTTGCGGGCTTTTTACAAAGATGTAATTAGTTTAAGCGCCTCGCAAGGCGGTTCTACTATTACTCAACAACTCATTAAGCTCTCTCTCCTTGGCAAAGAAAAAACCTTGCCGCGCAAGATCAAAGAAGCAGTACTATCAATCCAAGTTGAACGTAAATTCAACAAAGATGAAATATTTTGGATGTATCTAAACCAAATACCTTATGGCTCTAACGCTTATGGTATTGAAGCAGCCAGTCAGACCTTTTTTGACAAATCAGCCAAAGAATTAAGCTGGTCGGAAGCGTCTCTTCTTGCATCACTCCCTAAGGCCCCAAGTTATTACTCGCCCTATGGTAACCATTTTTCAGAACTTATCACTAGAAGAAATTACCTTTTGGAACGACTGAAAAACAGCCAAATTATTACCCAAAACGAATACGATAAAGCAGTTAAAGAAACTCCCCAAATTAAACCATTTCAAGAAAGCATTATTGCTCCGCATTTCGTTATTATGTTACGTGAATATTTGGTAAAAAAATACGGTGAAGACACTGTCCAAAATGGCGGTCTACGCGTAATCACAACCTTGGATACCAATTTACAAACAGTAGCCGAAGAAACTGTAGAAAAATACGCTAAAATAAATACCGAGAGGTATAAAGCAAACAATGCCGCGCTTGTCGCCGCAGATCCAAAAACTGGACAGATTCTTGCTATGGTCGGCTCCAAAGATTATTTTGGCAAACCCGAACCGGAAGGTTGCATTCCTGGCGATAACTGCAAGTTTGAAGGTAATTTCAATGTAGCCTTGGCTTATCGCCAACCAGGTTCTTCGTTTAAACCATTTGCTTACTCTGTGGCTTTTCTCAAAGGTTTTACCGATTCAACAATTCTATTTGATTTACCCACCGAATTTAATCCTAACTGTAATCCATCCACTTTTCAAAAAAAGAACGCCAACGGCGAGGATTGTTACAATCCTCAAAACTACGATGGCCGATTTCGCGGACCAGTAACTATGCGTCAAGCTTTGGGTCAATCGCTTAACTTGCCTTCTGTAAAAACACTTTATCTTGCTGGCACTGATGATACGATTGATTTCGCCCACCAAATGGGAATTACCACTTTAAATGATCGCTCCCGCTACGGTCTTTCTCTGGTACTTGGCGGAGGCGAAGTCAAATTAGTTGATATGGTTAATTCTTACGGAGTTTTTGCAAATGACGGAATTAGGGTTTTCCCGTCTTTCTTGCTTAAGGTTGTCGCAAGTGATGGCACAATCCTGGAAGAATACAAGAGAGAGGAAGAGCGTGTGCTCGACCCCCAAGTTGCACGGCTTATCACTGACGTTTTATCTGATAATAACGCCCGTGGACCGGTATTTGGCTACAACAGTCCCTTGCACTTCCCGGAACGTCCTGTGGCCGCTAAAACCGGCACCACACAAGAGAATCGCGATGGTTGGCTACTCGGATACACACCTTCACTTGTTGTAGGCGTTTGGACTGGCAATAACGACAATACCTCGATGACCAGAGAGGGTGCCGGTTTATCTGCAGCTGCCCCTATGTGGCACGAATTTATGGCACGTGCTTTAGTTGGTACCACACCAGAACAATTCATTAAACCAGACCCTATTACTACTGATAAAATTATGCTTAATGGCAACTATAATGGTCCCGATGGTATACATTCTATTCTTTACTATATAAATAAAAATGACCCAACTGGGCCATATCCATTAAATCTATATTCTGATTCGCAATTTTCAAATTGGGAGGATGCTGTTCAAAAATGGCTCACCAACCTCACTCCACAAGCCTCCACAACTCCGGCCATAAATCCCTAA
- a CDS encoding membrane protein insertase YidC → MTELYNQLLFRPLFNLLIFIYNIIPGGDFGLAIILLTLIVRFVFFPLSIKALVSQKELGRLQPKIKELQDKYKNDKQALGRATMELYKEHKVNPFGGCLPILVQLPVLIALYSALGSGLKPESFSALYSFIDNPGAIKQIAFGFIDLTHKSPYLAILAGVMQWFQSKQAAKLQGPVDKSSPTAAFQMNKQMLYFFPVMVIIIAWNLPTGLVIYWVAATVFSIFEQLYINRKYKTASLQ, encoded by the coding sequence ATGACAGAACTTTATAACCAACTTCTGTTCCGTCCCTTATTTAACCTCCTGATTTTTATTTACAACATTATTCCCGGAGGCGATTTCGGCTTGGCCATCATCTTACTGACATTAATCGTAAGGTTTGTTTTTTTTCCGCTTTCAATAAAAGCTCTGGTTTCACAAAAAGAATTGGGCAGATTACAACCAAAAATAAAGGAGCTTCAAGATAAGTATAAAAACGACAAACAGGCGTTAGGCCGAGCAACAATGGAATTATACAAAGAGCACAAAGTTAATCCGTTCGGCGGCTGTTTGCCAATTCTTGTCCAATTACCGGTGTTGATAGCGCTTTATAGCGCCCTGGGGTCAGGATTGAAACCAGAAAGTTTTAGCGCGCTCTATTCTTTTATTGATAATCCTGGAGCTATAAAACAAATCGCATTTGGCTTTATTGATTTAACGCATAAGAGCCCGTACCTTGCAATTTTGGCTGGAGTTATGCAATGGTTTCAGTCCAAGCAAGCGGCAAAACTGCAGGGGCCGGTGGACAAAAGTAGTCCGACAGCCGCTTTTCAGATGAATAAACAAATGTTGTATTTTTTCCCTGTTATGGTTATAATTATCGCTTGGAATTTACCAACTGGACTGGTTATTTATTGGGTTGCGGCTACCGTATTTTCTATATTTGAACAGTTGTATATAAATAGAAAATATAAAACGGCAAGTCTGCAATAA
- the ruvB gene encoding Holliday junction branch migration DNA helicase RuvB: MSIPPKPNLTTSHDQDDQVLDLALRPTRFDEYVGQENVKENLAILIGAAKKRKEPLEHILIHGPSGLGKTTLAYLIAKESGAGIRITSGAALEKAGDIGSILTGLSDGDFLFIDEVHRLNKTVEETLYPAMENYCLDIIIGKGTSAKTLQVKLPRFTLIAATTRISLLSNPFRSRFGAHYKLDFYNKEEVQKILRRSAKLLKIEVDKDAIDKIAAASRFTPRIANRLLKRVRDYAQVQDSPVLTSAFANKALELLGIDELGLDATDRKILTLIHKNFAGGPVGLKSIAAAIAEEEDTIEDVYEPYLMQIGFLARTSRGRMLTDLAAKHLGLAQKKDSQGSLI; this comes from the coding sequence ATGTCAATCCCTCCAAAACCTAACCTAACAACTTCACATGATCAGGACGATCAGGTTTTGGATTTGGCTTTGAGACCAACACGATTTGACGAATACGTAGGTCAAGAAAATGTTAAAGAAAATCTAGCTATATTAATCGGCGCGGCCAAAAAGCGCAAAGAACCGCTTGAACATATTCTGATACATGGACCCTCCGGTCTTGGAAAAACCACTCTTGCTTATTTGATTGCCAAGGAATCTGGCGCCGGCATCCGTATAACTTCCGGTGCAGCACTGGAAAAAGCTGGAGACATCGGATCTATTCTCACAGGACTATCTGACGGCGACTTTCTGTTTATTGACGAAGTACACAGGCTAAATAAAACAGTTGAAGAGACCTTGTATCCGGCAATGGAAAACTACTGCCTTGATATAATTATCGGCAAAGGAACTTCGGCCAAAACATTACAGGTTAAGCTCCCACGTTTCACTTTGATTGCAGCCACCACGCGCATCTCGCTTCTGTCCAACCCTTTTCGTTCCCGATTCGGAGCTCACTACAAATTAGATTTTTACAATAAAGAAGAAGTGCAAAAAATACTGCGACGTTCCGCCAAATTACTAAAAATTGAGGTAGACAAGGATGCGATAGATAAAATTGCCGCCGCCTCACGATTTACGCCACGCATTGCCAACAGATTGCTTAAACGCGTACGTGACTATGCGCAGGTACAGGACTCACCTGTCTTGACTAGTGCGTTTGCAAACAAGGCTTTGGAACTACTCGGCATTGATGAGTTGGGGCTTGATGCTACAGACCGCAAGATATTAACCTTGATACACAAAAACTTCGCTGGTGGTCCGGTTGGACTCAAATCAATCGCCGCCGCTATTGCTGAAGAAGAAGATACAATTGAAGACGTCTACGAACCATATCTTATGCAAATTGGTTTCCTCGCCCGCACCTCCCGCGGCCGCATGCTCACCGACCTCGCCGCCAAACATTTGGGGCTTGCTCAAAAAAAGGACTCGCAAGGATCTTTGATTTAG
- the dnaA gene encoding chromosomal replication initiator protein DnaA encodes MINEELWKAVLTEMELSLSRANFTTWFKGTSLLAYNNGSVLVSVPNGFVKEWLENKFGKQILQVIRNLQPDVREVKYAVGGIRIGLAIQKRDFAQLLPEKNTDEKSDADIDKTTNLNKRYTFGSFVVGSNNELAHAASLAITKNLGKTYNPLFIYGGVGLGKTHLLQATGNQIGLSYPDKKVCYISSERLTADIIESLKNKTIEEMKQRYAKLDLLIIDDIQFIAGKERTQDIFFSTFNELYGKNKQIVLSSDRPPSAIPALEERLRSRFEGGMIADIGIPDYETRLAILNMKCKDKNFEVDQNSLAYIASNIQKNIRELEGALNRIRAFSQIYNKVPDFKEVKKLLAAYLNTPYRKTTHQSILKSVADFYSIPITDLIKRSRKKEIVRPRQIAMFLLREETKSSFPEIGSKLGGRDHSTVIHAYEKIKKEEENEEVTKQELTLIKERIYQTFENS; translated from the coding sequence ATGATCAACGAAGAGCTCTGGAAAGCAGTGTTAACAGAGATGGAGTTGTCCCTTTCTAGGGCTAATTTTACTACCTGGTTTAAAGGTACTTCTTTACTGGCTTACAATAACGGGTCTGTTTTAGTTAGTGTCCCTAATGGTTTTGTTAAAGAATGGCTAGAAAATAAATTTGGCAAACAGATTCTCCAAGTGATAAGGAACTTGCAGCCGGATGTTAGGGAAGTTAAGTACGCCGTGGGTGGTATTCGCATAGGCTTGGCAATCCAAAAAAGAGATTTTGCTCAATTACTTCCTGAAAAAAATACTGATGAAAAATCAGATGCTGATATAGACAAGACTACCAACTTGAATAAACGCTATACTTTCGGTTCTTTTGTGGTTGGCAGTAACAATGAATTGGCGCATGCCGCCAGCTTAGCAATTACAAAAAACTTAGGTAAAACCTATAACCCGCTTTTTATCTATGGCGGGGTGGGCTTGGGCAAAACTCATTTACTTCAAGCAACTGGCAATCAAATAGGTTTAAGTTATCCAGATAAAAAAGTATGCTATATTTCTTCAGAAAGGCTGACAGCTGACATAATAGAATCATTAAAAAACAAAACAATTGAAGAAATGAAACAACGCTATGCCAAGCTTGATCTTCTAATTATAGATGATATCCAATTTATTGCCGGCAAAGAAAGAACCCAAGATATTTTCTTTTCTACTTTTAATGAACTTTACGGCAAGAATAAACAAATCGTTTTATCTTCTGATAGACCCCCAAGCGCAATACCGGCACTAGAAGAACGTCTTCGCTCTAGGTTTGAAGGGGGTATGATAGCTGATATTGGAATTCCTGATTACGAGACACGACTTGCGATTCTTAATATGAAATGCAAGGATAAAAATTTTGAAGTTGATCAAAACTCCCTTGCTTATATTGCTTCGAACATCCAAAAAAATATCCGTGAGCTTGAAGGTGCGCTAAATAGGATAAGAGCTTTTAGCCAGATATATAATAAGGTTCCTGACTTTAAAGAAGTTAAGAAACTTTTAGCAGCCTACCTTAACACTCCTTATCGCAAAACAACTCATCAATCAATTTTAAAATCAGTCGCTGATTTCTACAGCATACCAATTACTGACCTAATCAAAAGGAGCCGAAAAAAAGAAATTGTAAGGCCAAGACAAATTGCTATGTTTTTATTACGAGAAGAAACAAAATCATCTTTCCCTGAAATAGGTTCAAAACTAGGCGGCCGTGATCATTCGACAGTAATACATGCTTATGAGAAAATAAAAAAAGAAGAAGAAAATGAAGAAGTAACTAAACAAGAATTAACTTTAATAAAAGAAAGAATTTACCAAACTTTTGAAAATTCTTAA
- the rpmH gene encoding 50S ribosomal protein L34: MKITLYRPKKKKRKKTHGFLKRARSKNGRKVLARRRQKNRYKLTV, encoded by the coding sequence ATGAAAATAACACTATATCGTCCAAAAAAGAAAAAAAGAAAGAAGACACACGGATTTTTAAAGCGCGCCAGATCTAAGAATGGAAGAAAAGTGTTGGCTCGACGTCGGCAGAAAAATAGGTACAAATTAACAGTCTAA
- the ruvC gene encoding crossover junction endodeoxyribonuclease RuvC: MRILGIDPGTSLIGYGIVDVSGKNYKAVNFGDFKTGVNIKNSDRVVDVYNFFDKLVKKYKPDKIALESLFFFKNAKTVIKVSEIRGVLMYTAAKNGIEIAEFTPLQVKQAVASYGRAEKTQVQNMVKLILELKTIPRPDDVADALAIAICCANTVVYTEV, encoded by the coding sequence ATGCGCATATTAGGCATCGATCCCGGTACTTCACTTATTGGCTACGGCATTGTAGACGTAAGCGGCAAAAATTATAAGGCCGTTAATTTCGGCGATTTTAAAACGGGGGTAAACATAAAAAATAGCGACCGCGTCGTTGATGTCTATAATTTTTTTGACAAATTAGTTAAAAAATATAAACCTGATAAAATCGCGCTTGAAAGTTTGTTTTTCTTTAAAAACGCCAAGACGGTAATCAAGGTAAGTGAAATTAGAGGCGTGTTAATGTATACCGCCGCTAAAAACGGCATTGAAATTGCAGAATTCACCCCGCTACAGGTTAAACAAGCGGTTGCCAGCTACGGACGAGCTGAAAAAACGCAGGTGCAAAATATGGTAAAGCTGATACTTGAACTAAAGACTATCCCAAGGCCAGATGATGTTGCCGATGCTTTGGCTATTGCAATTTGTTGCGCGAATACGGTAGTATACACGGAAGTGTAG
- the tyrS gene encoding tyrosine--tRNA ligase: MTKTVTDENKINEFLNSRYIEAVFPSKERVAEMMTAGKRLVFYWGIDPTGPDVHLGHTTNAFIMKKLSEFGHKIIILIGDFTATIGDPTDKEAVRKSLTEKEVKENMKTYLGQIYKILSKGSFKVRYNSKWYSKMFYKDWLKVAMKFTQQQMIARDMFQERLKKNKPIGMHEFDYPMMQGYDSVVMNVDGEVGGNDQTFNMLVGRDLVKDFLGKEKIVITTRLLEDSITRKKIMNKSEGQYISLNDSAENMFGKIMAMPDSAILPLFSYATEITDGKIGEIKSRLKGGENPMVTKKELAFEVVKMYHGEKTAKKEEESFEKVYSNGQLPEDIKEVENGGTILQTMVAAGVVISSSEGKRLIDQGAVKISDQTVSRWDQEVKSGDVVKVGPHKFFKLK; the protein is encoded by the coding sequence ATGACAAAAACGGTTACCGACGAAAACAAAATAAATGAGTTTTTGAACTCAAGATACATTGAGGCGGTTTTTCCGTCTAAGGAGAGGGTGGCAGAAATGATGACGGCAGGAAAGCGATTGGTTTTTTATTGGGGGATAGACCCGACCGGGCCGGATGTGCATTTGGGGCACACAACAAATGCATTTATTATGAAAAAGTTATCTGAATTTGGACACAAAATAATTATTCTAATCGGAGATTTTACGGCAACCATTGGTGATCCCACAGACAAGGAAGCTGTACGAAAATCGTTAACAGAAAAAGAAGTCAAAGAAAATATGAAAACCTATTTAGGGCAGATATATAAAATTTTATCCAAAGGATCATTTAAAGTTAGATATAACTCGAAATGGTATAGTAAAATGTTTTATAAAGATTGGTTGAAAGTAGCAATGAAGTTTACCCAACAACAAATGATTGCAAGAGACATGTTTCAGGAACGGCTTAAAAAAAACAAGCCAATCGGGATGCACGAGTTTGATTATCCAATGATGCAGGGCTACGACTCGGTAGTGATGAACGTAGACGGTGAGGTAGGGGGGAATGACCAGACATTTAATATGTTGGTAGGACGAGATTTGGTAAAAGATTTTTTGGGCAAAGAAAAGATTGTAATAACGACGCGGTTATTGGAGGACTCTATAACCAGAAAGAAAATTATGAATAAAAGCGAGGGACAATATATTTCTTTGAACGATTCAGCGGAAAATATGTTCGGCAAAATTATGGCTATGCCAGATTCAGCGATATTGCCCTTATTCAGTTATGCTACCGAAATTACAGATGGTAAAATCGGTGAAATAAAATCGCGTCTTAAAGGCGGAGAAAATCCGATGGTTACCAAAAAAGAGTTAGCTTTTGAGGTGGTCAAAATGTATCATGGAGAAAAGACTGCAAAAAAAGAGGAAGAAAGTTTTGAGAAAGTATATTCGAACGGGCAACTTCCGGAAGATATCAAAGAAGTCGAGAATGGCGGTACGATTCTCCAAACGATGGTGGCAGCTGGCGTAGTAATTTCAAGTTCGGAGGGTAAAAGATTGATAGACCAGGGCGCCGTAAAAATTAGTGATCAAACTGTGAGTCGGTGGGATCAAGAAGTAAAATCGGGCGATGTTGTAAAAGTTGGACCCCATAAGTTTTTTAAACTAAAATAA
- the rnpA gene encoding ribonuclease P protein component produces the protein MALARKYRLNRKDLNYVLRQGKTVRNSFFFIRFLKNETGFLRIAVIVSAKILKRAILRNRLKRICTEIIRSGHFLEKSYDLVITATLSIVDKTSKEIKKDLEETIKKIFSQ, from the coding sequence TTGGCGCTAGCTCGTAAGTATCGATTAAACAGAAAAGATCTGAATTATGTTTTAAGGCAAGGGAAAACTGTAAGAAACAGTTTTTTCTTTATCCGGTTCTTAAAAAATGAGACAGGATTTCTGCGGATAGCAGTAATTGTATCTGCCAAGATTTTAAAAAGAGCAATATTAAGGAATCGTCTAAAAAGAATTTGTACAGAAATCATTCGCTCTGGACATTTTTTAGAAAAATCGTACGACCTCGTGATTACTGCTACATTAAGTATCGTAGATAAGACATCAAAAGAAATCAAGAAGGATTTAGAAGAAACAATCAAAAAGATTTTTAGTCAATAG
- the dnaN gene encoding DNA polymerase III subunit beta, which produces MDLVVNQKRLISAVRTVEKIVSKNISLPILNTILLKTDNGRLKLSATNLEIGINYWLGVKINENGEIAVPARVFSDFINNVTDEKLSLITKKNTIFINSENYKTQILGIETKDFPIIPQIKKEASFKINSQKVKTALTSVIDSASLSETRPEISGVYVSISSKKAEFAATDSFRLSEKIIDLLDSSAKTFILPRNTVVEIIRVAENIEGDLSFVVSDNQILIYGDDFEIISRLIDGHYPEYKRVIPEKFVALAKVQKSEFEKSIRMASIFSSSISDIKIKADKDLMEISAKNSDRGEIAANLACEIKNKPFEISVNYHYLLDGLKSVSTDHVILEFTGDGGPLVIKGENQKDHTYVIMPLRNLRN; this is translated from the coding sequence ATGGATCTAGTGGTTAATCAAAAAAGACTTATTTCAGCAGTAAGGACAGTAGAAAAAATAGTTTCTAAAAATATTTCGTTACCAATATTGAATACAATATTACTTAAAACTGACAACGGAAGATTAAAATTATCAGCAACTAATTTAGAAATAGGAATTAATTATTGGTTAGGAGTAAAAATAAACGAAAATGGAGAAATTGCTGTTCCTGCAAGAGTTTTTTCAGATTTTATCAATAATGTAACTGATGAAAAGTTATCTTTAATAACTAAAAAAAATACAATTTTTATTAATTCTGAAAATTATAAAACACAAATACTTGGTATAGAAACCAAAGATTTTCCTATAATTCCACAAATTAAAAAAGAAGCGTCTTTTAAAATAAATAGTCAAAAAGTAAAAACAGCATTAACGAGTGTTATTGATTCCGCTTCATTATCAGAAACTAGGCCAGAAATTAGCGGAGTATATGTGAGTATTTCTTCTAAAAAAGCAGAATTTGCAGCTACAGACAGTTTTCGTCTTTCTGAAAAAATAATTGATTTACTAGATAGTTCAGCAAAAACTTTTATTTTACCTCGCAATACGGTTGTAGAAATAATTAGAGTTGCTGAAAATATTGAAGGAGATTTATCTTTTGTTGTTTCCGATAACCAAATTCTTATTTATGGTGATGATTTTGAAATTATTTCTCGTCTTATTGACGGACACTACCCGGAGTATAAAAGAGTAATACCAGAAAAATTTGTTGCACTTGCTAAGGTGCAAAAAAGCGAATTTGAAAAATCAATTAGAATGGCAAGCATTTTTTCGTCTTCAATTTCTGATATTAAAATTAAAGCAGATAAAGATTTAATGGAAATTTCCGCTAAAAATAGTGATCGTGGTGAAATAGCTGCTAATCTTGCATGTGAGATTAAAAATAAGCCATTTGAAATTTCCGTTAACTACCATTACTTACTAGATGGTTTAAAATCAGTGTCTACTGATCACGTTATTTTGGAGTTTACAGGCGATGGAGGTCCGCTTGTAATAAAAGGTGAAAACCAAAAAGATCATACTTATGTGATTATGCCATTGAGAAATTTAAGAAACTAG
- the yidD gene encoding membrane protein insertion efficiency factor YidD — protein sequence MKKIFLKLISLYQKTLSPDHGLIFTGNNMRCRFYPSCSQYTREAIEKFGLGRGLLKGLARILKCNPLSKGGIDLVSNN from the coding sequence ATGAAAAAAATATTTTTAAAACTCATCAGTCTTTATCAAAAAACTTTATCACCTGATCACGGTCTTATATTTACCGGAAATAACATGCGTTGCCGTTTTTATCCAAGTTGCTCGCAATATACCCGCGAAGCAATAGAAAAATTTGGTTTAGGCAGGGGCTTATTAAAAGGCTTGGCTAGAATATTAAAATGCAATCCACTTTCAAAAGGCGGTATTGACTTAGTTTCTAACAATTAA